In a single window of the Prochlorococcus marinus str. AS9601 genome:
- the mtnP gene encoding S-methyl-5'-thioadenosine phosphorylase, translated as MNKEHLLPIEKSRLGVIGGSGFYSMDQIEYSRELEINTPYGKPSDSIKVYNLGNLEIAFIPRHGRTHSLNPSEIPYKANIWALRSIGVRWIIAPSAVGSLQEQIRPLDIVVPDQFIDRTKNRPATFFNEGAVAHVTMGDPFCTNLSRILSEIGEKNIPGGRQLHRGGTYLAMEGPAFSTRAESNLYRSWGCSIIGMTNHTEARLAKEAEIAYSSLSMVTDYDCWHQTHQEVSVEMVLDNLRSNTEVANKIIFEVAKLIEKERPKSKSHFSLKDGLITKKENIPSSTEEKLRIFTDSY; from the coding sequence ATGAATAAAGAACATTTATTACCAATTGAAAAATCAAGATTAGGAGTGATTGGTGGAAGTGGATTTTATTCAATGGATCAAATAGAGTACTCAAGAGAACTAGAAATCAATACTCCCTATGGTAAACCTTCTGATTCAATAAAAGTATATAATCTTGGAAACTTAGAGATAGCTTTTATTCCTAGACATGGCAGAACGCATAGTTTAAATCCTTCTGAAATCCCTTACAAAGCAAATATTTGGGCTCTAAGATCAATAGGAGTAAGGTGGATTATTGCTCCATCAGCAGTTGGTTCATTACAAGAACAGATAAGGCCACTCGATATAGTGGTTCCAGATCAATTTATAGACCGGACAAAAAATAGACCTGCAACCTTCTTTAACGAGGGAGCTGTTGCTCACGTAACTATGGGAGATCCCTTCTGCACAAATTTATCACGTATTTTAAGTGAAATCGGAGAAAAAAATATTCCTGGCGGTAGACAATTGCATAGAGGGGGTACCTATCTAGCAATGGAAGGTCCCGCTTTCTCAACTAGAGCAGAATCTAATTTATATAGGAGTTGGGGATGTTCAATAATTGGAATGACGAACCACACAGAAGCAAGATTAGCTAAAGAAGCTGAAATAGCTTACTCCTCTTTATCTATGGTTACCGATTATGATTGCTGGCATCAAACTCATCAAGAAGTTTCTGTAGAGATGGTTTTGGATAATCTTAGATCAAATACTGAAGTAGCTAATAAAATAATATTTGAAGTAGCCAAATTAATTGAAAAAGAAAGGCCAAAAAGTAAGTCTCATTTTTCATTAAAAGATGGATTAATCACCAAAAAAGAAAATATCCCAAGCTCCACAGAAGAGAAACTAAGGATATTTACTGATTCTTATTAG